ACTGGCAggcacacagaaaatatttgcagaaaaggGACTACGAAAGATACTTTCAGTCTGACATACATTTAAGTAGCTGAAATTTTTAAAGCCATATTAAAAGTCTTATGCACTTAATCtgctctgaaataaaacactttctAGCCTTTCcatctaattatttttctctgatctCAAAgtgcaacagaaaataaaataaaaaaacaaacagatcaCAGGAGAGACAACATAAACAGTTTGTTGGCATATACTTTCACATGCAGAATATTATATAAGCTGTCAAATGTAAGAGCAACACGGcaactttcatttttcctccacTTAAAGCAGTCACgttttgaaatgtttaaaagaaaatgtctgaaGTTCATGCCCAAGCTCCTCAAAGTTTTAAACACAGCATCTTATAACTGAGAGAACACTGTCTGTCTTTTTATCGTAAACCAGAGTTTGAAATATCTTacaatatgtttttaatttcatttttctgaagaaacagcaTTTGAGAACTGAAAGAACAGTGTGCCATTAAATGTTAAGgaccatatttttaaaacctttattaaaaaaaggtCATATATGTATAATGAacttaaattgtattttaaagtcAACTACTTAAGCACCTAAATGACTGAAAATGGAAGTCTAGTCACAGATGAGGCTGTATGGTTGTGCTCAAGACAGAAGAGGTCTACTCGTGGCAGGCACAGCTGCACACTCACAAGTCAGTCTCTTTCAGCCATGAACCCTGCAGATCTGAGCAACGTCACTGATTAGGTTAGTCTGAACTACTCAGTATAAACTCTCCATTTCTAATAAGAAGGATATTAACCAAAGCTTTCAGTTAAGCAATAAAATCTTTCTACTTagcaacagaaaatgaaaatgacatGCTTGCTCTGTTTCAGGCACTTTCAAGATCATAGTTTATTTACTGTACGTAAAAAGCTAGTATACAGATTAAGGGATCCCTTAAATTTCAACTCTACAGTTAAACACCATCTAGTATTCTTGCTCTGGatataaacaaaaaacatttctgaacaCCTGTAAGCCCCACTATAAATGTGCATtgttatgaggaaaaaaaaagtataaatcaATGCTTAATTTTTTCAATGCATGCTATTTACACTGTGAAACCAATGGGAGATAATAAGCAAAGAGgcaatagatttttaaaagccaacGTTTTGTATAATTTTTGTTACAGTAGTGTGCTGATCAGCATAactgtatattaaaaaattaaaatatagaagAGCATCCTATTACAGAAATCTTCATCATCTGTATTCCAGTCATTACTTGCTAACCATCTACATGCAACACCTTCTAGGACTgactttttggttttaaagtgTAGAACAGATTATGTTGTTTAAGAAACAAGCATTAATTAGtgtacaaaattaaaaactgcacTCAGGAATTGTACTGGTCATGAGCCTTTTCTCTACAGAAgggggtgaaaaaaaagaaaacaatccaATGTATAAACAGTGATAGAAAGTGGTCTCTTTCCATATACTAATTATGAAGGGCAATGTCTAGACCTAGAATATCTGGGTAGCAAACTGTAGACACCAGAAACAAACAGCTTTCACATAGATGTTCTTTACAGGAGGCCTTTCTTTCCATCAAATGGCAATGGCTGACAGCAAATAAGGGGCACCAGGTGTACAACTAAATAGATCTTGCAAAATACTAAGATGGGGGAATTGTTAATATACAATTTGAACTATATATACAACATAATGGAATGTATCCCATCCCAAAACAGGTTTATGAAACAATTGGACCTTTATATACTAGACTTATGATTCATctataattttaatgaaaatgtaagTACTCAAGAGACTTGCACGGAAAGTAAAATTTATGGGGCATTGTGCAGGAACTATTGACAAAGCCGCTTAATGGCATTTCTGCTTCTAAAGTAACTGTGTTAGATATAATTGAAACAACATCTGTGCATAAAATGTCCTGACAGACACTTTAACACAGGAGCTTTGGTGATTTAAAAAGGCCCTTTCTAATCTGCTATGAATGGTACTGCAGAAGTATTGATGCATGCACACATCTGTATTAGCTGAGACCAGTGGTCCAACTGCATGAACATTTCCTCCTTGAGGTGCTTTCCATGTTAAACTACTTCAATAACAGTAAGATGAAAAATAGACAAAACAAAGTATTTCTGATAACTCAAACTAAATAAGAAATGGAATGCCAATATGGCAGTAAAACcttgttctgttgtttttaaacAGGAAGGTCTCTTGTACCAGCAGAATCCTGTATACAGATACACATAGGAGGGAATACACCACTTATAATTCCCATTAAACAAAAGCTGATTCATCATGTGAGGAGGTACAAATTACAGAAAACATGAATAGTCAATAGAAGAGAAACAACTGGTTTACATGAAAGAAGAGAGAACGCTTCAGTCTGAATGCAGTTATTTTGTGAAAGCTGCTACAACAGCCCACAGAACCTCATTCGTGTTGGCTTTCATACATTCAACCTCAGGGTCTAAATCCAGGAGCTGCCGCACTCTTTTTGTGGCTAAATCATACTGCTCATCCAAAAGAGGGGCAAAAGCGTTCTCCAGAACATCTGAAGCATGGGCTAAATAAACAAGTGCCAGCAAGCGCTTGTCCATGCGGTGAGGGTCATTTACCCATTTCTCGAGAACAGCTTCTTGAACCTTCTTGATGAGGCGCTGTTTGATGTTGTTGTTGGTGAGAGGATGCGTAGTCATGTCAAAAAGAAGGaagttctgtttctctgttgtCAATACACCTTTTTCCACTAGATTTTTAGCTAACCGTTCACGGACGTTTCGTAGTTGGTAGTGCAACTTCAACGGGTTCCATGTTTCACCTAAGCAAAACACGAAGACAGACAACAGTCAGACAAAGTTTAAGCTGTACTATTACAGTGATTTCCCCCTGCCACGGTGCAAAATGAGCTGTCAAATTCATATAGCTGACTATTACAGTAAGATATAGGGTTAATGTCAACATTTTTCTGATCTGTGACCTATTCAGATACAGGCATAGACACAGAGATCATGAGAGGTTCCTTGGAGGACTTtactgtttatattttttataaaaggcCATCTAATCTATGTCTTGATTTAGGATATGAAAATAAACAGTCTTATACTGAAGGTTAAGAACCTCAAAACAGCCATggagaaagaatttttaataataaaaaaaagtatctaCTCCAGTTCTGCGCAACTTTCTGCTTCCAGACTCCCCTATTTCAGAGACTGGAAGTGTCATTGCCTTTCTTTCTGCCACAGAGACAACCTAATGCACAGATATTCTgtgcatttctgtatttcttcatgCCATGCATTTCTATATTTCTTCAGGCTTTcattctctctcctcctgcccaaacaaagccaaacagTGGTCATGAACTGGGGTTGTAGCGTTCACATGTCAACTGGAGCACATGTTGTGTGGGGTCTTTAATGCTTCAGtaaaatttttaatactttttgcTAAGGCAGGAGAATCTGGCACTTTGGAGTGCATGACTGTGTGTGCAtagaagaagaaatttaaaaggcaaaatcaTCCTCAACAGCTACTGACAAAGCTGTTAATTGTTAAGCATTACAAAATCCACCTTTGCTTAAAAGTTTACTTAACAATGTAAAATTTTAGGTCCAGCCTGCCTAAATATTTATCGTAAGTATTAATATCTTCTCCAGATATAAGGGAGTCTATGAATTTTAAGAGGTGATATAAGAAATAGCATTAAGTTTTTCTTGTATAGATGGATGTTTTCTATAAAATGATAGGAGACTTTCTGGATCAATTTGGTTTTTGTatcaaaaagctttttaaaaaattcatttgttAAAGCACAATAATAGAAGTAAAAAACAAAGATCGCTTTAAGGTTCCTCCCACTGTGATACAGGGTGACATACTCTGTACCCAAGTAACAGCCAAGTTAAGTAAACAAATGAGATGATACCAACTACATACATAAAGGCAGGGAACGCACACAGGCCTAAACTAGGTATGTCTCTATAAATCTCAGACCTCACTGAATGTAATTCTCCAGCTTTACTGTGAATGAAACTATCACATGCACACACACGTACAAAAGAGTTGTTTCTTTATGGCATTTCACAGGGCAAAGCATGTTTCTTTGACTTTTCTACATTTGTTTGGTGGATGCAAAAAATCAGTACTGTGGTGACACCTTGTGACCAGTCCCCTCCACTACACAAACACTTGTACAAACACAGACCTTCAGATGTTTGTTCCATACAAAGGAAGATCTGACCTTTTGATCCAAATTTATGTATTCCCTATGCCTGTGTTGCTTATAGATGATCTTATAAACAACATCATCCTGGCAAACATCTTACATGTCCAAATAAGTATTTCATTTATGGCTTTGAACTCATATGTACTGTAACTTCAAGCAGCATTCTTCACATGGCTGATAACTGCAGATACAGTGGCTGTTCTTCCAGGATCAGGCCCTAAGGCAAAATTCTAAAAGAGTTTGTTAAAGAACCaaaaacaagtaaacaaaaaaacccaccaaaaaaaccaccaccccccaaaaccaccaaaatacatttattcaAAGGGCAGTTCTCTAAACTGAGAAATGCAAAAAACAGTAATGCTACCCAAGAACTAGTGATTAATACCCATGTGTGGGCAAGAATTATTAAGCCAAGCCTTAGCCACAGCCCTGACAATACTTTATCAGAACCAAAGCTCAGTAAGGTCAGGAAAACTTTAGCTTAGCTCAAGGAAAACATACAACACTGTTCATTCATTCATTGACCTTTTTTGAATCAGTACTAATTTCATGTGCTCCATCCTTGTGAGAGAAGGGGAAGTGTCAGCACAAATTATGTGTTTTGGACAAGAAAAATGAATTTGTTTTGCAGGCTACAGATGAGGAGCGTTGAGAAAAGTGAATTACAAGCAATGC
The DNA window shown above is from Calypte anna isolate BGI_N300 chromosome Z, bCalAnn1_v1.p, whole genome shotgun sequence and carries:
- the GOLPH3 gene encoding Golgi phosphoprotein 3, giving the protein MLIELALRGRLQLETCGMRRKSLLTRKVICKSDAPTGDVLLDEALKHIKETQPPETVQNWIELLSGETWNPLKLHYQLRNVRERLAKNLVEKGVLTTEKQNFLLFDMTTHPLTNNNIKQRLIKKVQEAVLEKWVNDPHRMDKRLLALVYLAHASDVLENAFAPLLDEQYDLATKRVRQLLDLDPEVECMKANTNEVLWAVVAAFTK